In a genomic window of Nodosilinea sp. E11:
- a CDS encoding zinc-binding alcohol dehydrogenase family protein yields the protein MKAVALTEYLPISDPRSLFDADLPQPQPTGHDLLVRVEAVSVNPVDTKVRAPKDKVEDTPKVLGYDAAGVVEAVGDAVTRFQPGDAVYYAGDITRPGSNAEFQLVDERIVGHKPQSLSLAEAAALPLTTITAWEALFTRLGINRAGGNRGDSILIIGGAGGVGSIAIQLAKLAGLVVIATASRPQSQAWAKAMGADHAVDYSDALIEEMAQLGHREVDFIANFNNTDAYWGVMAELIRPQGKIVGIVGNTDPLDLNLLKNKSATFAWEFMFTRSMYQTADMADQGHLLDEVAALIDAGKLRTTLQQTLSPINAANLRQAHAQLESGRTIGKLVLAGWG from the coding sequence ATGAAAGCCGTTGCCCTAACCGAGTATTTGCCCATCAGCGACCCGCGATCGCTGTTCGATGCTGACCTACCCCAGCCCCAGCCTACCGGGCATGACCTGCTGGTGCGAGTCGAGGCGGTGTCGGTCAACCCTGTCGATACCAAGGTGCGTGCCCCCAAAGACAAGGTAGAAGACACTCCCAAAGTGCTGGGCTACGATGCCGCTGGCGTGGTCGAAGCCGTGGGCGATGCCGTCACCCGCTTTCAGCCGGGGGATGCCGTCTACTACGCTGGCGATATCACCCGGCCTGGCTCCAATGCCGAGTTTCAGCTGGTGGATGAGCGAATTGTGGGCCACAAACCCCAAAGCCTCTCCTTGGCCGAGGCCGCAGCGCTGCCCCTGACCACGATCACCGCCTGGGAGGCCCTGTTTACCCGGCTGGGCATCAACCGGGCCGGGGGTAACCGGGGCGATTCAATTTTGATCATTGGCGGGGCCGGGGGAGTGGGGTCGATCGCCATTCAGCTCGCCAAGCTGGCAGGACTGGTGGTGATTGCCACCGCCTCGCGCCCCCAGTCCCAGGCATGGGCAAAAGCCATGGGAGCCGACCACGCCGTCGATTACAGCGACGCCCTGATTGAAGAAATGGCCCAGCTTGGCCACCGCGAGGTCGATTTTATCGCCAACTTCAACAATACCGATGCCTACTGGGGGGTGATGGCCGAGCTGATTCGGCCCCAGGGCAAAATCGTCGGCATCGTCGGCAACACCGACCCCCTCGACCTAAATTTGCTCAAAAACAAAAGCGCCACCTTCGCCTGGGAATTTATGTTCACCCGCTCGATGTACCAAACCGCCGATATGGCCGACCAGGGCCACCTGCTCGACGAGGTGGCGGCCCTAATCGATGCGGGCAAGCTACGCACTACGTTGCAACAAACGCTCTCACCGATCAATGCCGCCAACCTGCGCCAGGCCCACGCCCAGCTTGAGTCGGGGCGCACGATTGGCAAGCTAGTGCTGGCGGGGTGGGGGTAG
- the cobT gene encoding nicotinate mononucleotide-dependent phosphoribosyltransferase CobT, translating to MSPIKIYTRLQQGQAWLEQGQGLRPAMVLTLGFTETGLIEGISAAGATPRDRRYTALADAEFMVNGLAPGPKYPLPPLQAGASPALISKAVIAGQRIPLVVLNAGLPQSPTVPWVDLGGKPAQCLSTGAALPLDVVHHLWRQGLAQGKLLGAQSDYILLAECVVGGTTTALGLLTGLGLDAAARVNSSHPTCNHDQKQTLVTQGLSRAELSDRPHPLAVAAAVGDPMQPVVAGMALAASRTRPVLLAGGTQMLAVYALMKAIAKAENYAWNPQNVVVGTTRWVAEDATGDTVGLAELTGACLLATQLSFETSRFEALRAYERGFVKEGVGAGGCAIAASLYQNWGQSQLLAAVEALLEQKSQLEPP from the coding sequence ATGTCTCCAATTAAAATCTACACCCGGCTTCAGCAAGGCCAAGCTTGGCTAGAACAAGGGCAGGGTCTGCGGCCAGCGATGGTGCTGACGCTGGGGTTTACGGAGACGGGGCTGATCGAGGGAATTTCGGCGGCGGGGGCGACACCGCGCGATCGCCGCTACACTGCCCTAGCCGATGCCGAGTTTATGGTCAATGGCCTCGCGCCAGGCCCAAAGTATCCGCTACCGCCGCTTCAGGCGGGGGCGTCTCCGGCGCTAATTTCCAAAGCTGTTATTGCAGGGCAGAGGATTCCGCTTGTCGTTCTGAATGCCGGGTTGCCTCAGTCGCCGACAGTCCCCTGGGTAGATCTGGGGGGTAAGCCTGCTCAGTGCCTGAGCACTGGAGCGGCTTTACCGTTAGATGTGGTGCATCACCTCTGGCGACAAGGGTTAGCCCAGGGGAAGTTGTTGGGTGCTCAAAGCGACTATATACTGCTGGCGGAATGCGTGGTGGGCGGCACCACGACGGCCCTGGGCCTGCTGACAGGGCTAGGGCTAGATGCGGCGGCGCGAGTGAATAGCAGCCATCCCACCTGTAACCACGATCAAAAGCAGACCTTAGTCACCCAGGGGTTGTCCCGTGCTGAGTTGTCAGATCGGCCCCATCCCTTAGCGGTGGCGGCGGCGGTGGGCGACCCAATGCAGCCCGTGGTAGCAGGGATGGCTTTGGCGGCTAGCCGCACCCGGCCTGTGCTGCTGGCGGGGGGCACACAAATGCTGGCAGTGTATGCGCTGATGAAGGCGATCGCCAAAGCCGAAAACTACGCCTGGAACCCGCAAAACGTGGTGGTGGGTACGACTCGCTGGGTGGCGGAAGATGCCACTGGCGATACGGTGGGGCTGGCGGAGCTAACCGGGGCCTGTCTGCTGGCTACCCAGCTGAGCTTTGAGACGTCGCGGTTTGAAGCGCTGCGGGCCTACGAGCGGGGGTTTGTCAAAGAGGGGGTGGGGGCGGGAGGCTGTGCGATCGCGGCCTCACTTTACCAAAACTGGGGCCAGTCGCAGCTTTTGGCGGCGGTAGAAGCGCTGTTAGAGCAAAAGTCTCAACTAGAGCCACCTTAG
- a CDS encoding DUF2232 domain-containing protein: MSHPPDPASGAKFVPPVETTASDFDELETYLDYRDPEAEADEPDLSHRLKVGPLAMVETAFLASTAALIWLVNTYFPPGPILRLLFPLPMALVYLRWGPRAAWMSALVSGLLLSVLMGPPRSLLFLMPYALLGVQLGFFWVRRSNWYWSIAVGSLLGTVGFFFRLWLSSVLVGEDLWVYLTTQVTQMLNWGLERLVGLGILDVGVLGQANVEAVQLLALLSVLASNIVYLFTVHLAAWLLLSRLGTKIPAPPGWVQDLLKE; this comes from the coding sequence ATGAGTCACCCCCCTGACCCGGCCTCTGGGGCCAAATTTGTGCCCCCTGTCGAGACCACCGCGAGCGACTTCGACGAGCTAGAAACCTACTTGGACTACCGTGATCCAGAGGCTGAGGCTGACGAACCCGATCTATCCCACCGCCTTAAGGTTGGCCCCCTGGCGATGGTCGAGACGGCCTTTTTAGCCAGCACGGCGGCGCTAATTTGGTTGGTGAATACTTATTTCCCGCCAGGGCCAATTTTGCGTTTGCTGTTTCCGCTGCCTATGGCCTTGGTCTACCTGCGTTGGGGGCCACGGGCCGCCTGGATGTCGGCGCTGGTGTCGGGGCTGTTGTTGTCGGTGCTGATGGGGCCGCCCCGCAGTCTGCTGTTTCTCATGCCCTACGCCCTGTTGGGGGTGCAGCTGGGCTTTTTTTGGGTGAGACGGTCAAATTGGTACTGGTCGATCGCCGTTGGGTCGCTACTGGGCACAGTGGGGTTTTTCTTTCGGCTGTGGCTGTCGTCAGTGCTGGTGGGCGAAGATCTATGGGTGTATTTGACCACCCAGGTGACCCAAATGCTGAACTGGGGGCTTGAGCGCCTGGTGGGATTAGGCATTTTAGATGTGGGGGTGCTGGGACAGGCCAATGTAGAGGCAGTGCAGCTGCTGGCACTGCTGTCGGTGCTGGCCAGCAATATTGTGTACCTGTTTACGGTGCATCTGGCGGCCTGGCTGCTGTTGAGTCGTTTGGGCACCAAAATTCCAGCGCCACCGGGGTGGGTGCAAGATTTGCTGAAGGAGTAG
- a CDS encoding Crp/Fnr family transcriptional regulator: MDARYNPRDSDADLKLIRSALIFRDLPEEAVAEATSHVVTRRHPANQVILLENDWGSSVYFILDGWVKIRTYNLDGKEVTLNILGKGELFGEMAPLEEVPRSTDVITLVPTVIGSMPASDFVKLLNTQPLAGIRLSQLMARRLRQVNRRLRLRESDSTSRVADIILFLADGQGQAGAGGIEIPNLPHRELSSLSGLARETVTRVLSKLEKKGLIVRERDMMSIPDINALERLLV; the protein is encoded by the coding sequence ATGGATGCTCGCTACAACCCTCGCGACTCTGATGCCGATCTCAAATTAATTCGTTCGGCTCTGATATTCCGCGACCTGCCAGAAGAGGCTGTAGCTGAAGCCACCAGCCACGTTGTCACTCGCCGTCATCCGGCAAATCAGGTGATTTTGCTGGAAAACGACTGGGGGTCTTCAGTCTATTTTATTTTGGATGGCTGGGTTAAGATTCGTACCTATAATCTTGACGGCAAAGAAGTCACCCTGAATATTTTGGGTAAAGGTGAGCTATTTGGCGAAATGGCCCCCCTAGAAGAGGTGCCTCGCTCCACCGACGTGATTACCCTGGTGCCTACGGTGATTGGTAGCATGCCCGCCAGCGACTTTGTCAAACTGCTCAATACCCAGCCTTTAGCGGGTATTCGCCTCTCTCAGCTGATGGCGCGGCGGCTCCGCCAGGTGAATCGGCGGCTGCGGCTGCGGGAGTCTGACAGCACCTCGCGGGTGGCCGATATCATTCTTTTTTTGGCCGATGGGCAAGGGCAAGCGGGAGCCGGTGGTATCGAAATTCCGAACCTGCCCCATCGAGAGCTGAGCAGCCTTAGTGGGCTGGCCCGTGAGACGGTGACCCGCGTACTGAGTAAGCTAGAAAAGAAAGGGTTGATCGTGCGGGAAAGAGACATGATGAGTATTCCTGACATCAACGCCCTAGAACGTCTGCTGGTTTAG
- a CDS encoding Uma2 family endonuclease, with the protein MVMTAQQLADLMPDATQLESNEPEMESSLHYAQLALLVACLDWLWRERTDFFIGANLTIYSSREQLKKRDFRGPDFFIVNQTQRHLRWTKYVRNVGLTDCFLKNHIQRRHRKSWVVWEEDGRYPDLIIELLSPATAKTDRTLKKVLYQDCFRTPEYFWFSPETLEFEGYRLVGQHYDAIAPNASGHRWSEVLGLFLGVQDNTLRYFHPSGEPVPTPEEAAAAAQARADRLAEQLKALGVEPKA; encoded by the coding sequence ATGGTGATGACTGCGCAACAGCTGGCCGACCTGATGCCAGATGCGACCCAGTTGGAGAGTAATGAACCAGAAATGGAAAGCTCGCTACATTACGCCCAGCTAGCGCTGCTGGTGGCCTGCTTAGACTGGCTGTGGCGAGAGCGAACAGATTTCTTCATTGGCGCTAATCTGACTATCTATTCCAGCCGCGAACAGCTCAAGAAGCGCGATTTTAGAGGCCCCGACTTCTTCATAGTCAATCAAACCCAGCGCCATCTTAGATGGACTAAATATGTACGCAATGTCGGGTTAACCGACTGCTTCCTCAAAAATCACATCCAGCGCCGCCACCGAAAATCGTGGGTGGTGTGGGAAGAAGATGGGCGGTACCCCGATCTGATTATCGAGCTGCTGTCTCCGGCTACGGCAAAAACAGATCGCACCCTCAAAAAGGTGCTCTATCAAGATTGCTTTAGAACCCCAGAGTATTTTTGGTTTTCGCCAGAGACCCTGGAGTTTGAAGGGTACCGATTGGTGGGGCAGCACTATGATGCGATCGCGCCTAACGCCTCAGGCCACCGCTGGAGTGAGGTGCTGGGCCTATTTTTAGGCGTTCAAGACAATACCCTGCGCTACTTTCACCCCTCGGGTGAGCCGGTGCCCACCCCCGAAGAGGCAGCAGCAGCGGCCCAAGCCCGAGCCGATCGCCTAGCCGAGCAGCTAAAAGCCCTAGGGGTAGAGCCAAAAGCCTAA
- the sigC gene encoding RNA polymerase sigma factor SigC, with amino-acid sequence MVATPHYSRDKASPLADQEFGLPSLGDDEDGSSLKLHDFAAADANDSDFEADTAAVLKGRRTTDLVRLYLQEIGRVRLLERHEEVAEAQCVQGYMQLLEDLNTAAEAKGGILAVYSKLLQTRDRLSSQLGYRPSLERWAAAAEVPITELKPSLAEGKRAWAALSNLTVPELEKAISEGIRAKEHMIKANLRLVVSVAKKYQNRGLELLDLIQEGTLGLERAVEKFDPTKGYRFSTYAYWWIRQGITRAIATQSRTIRLPVHITEKLNKIKKAQRKLSQEKGRTPSVEDIARELDMTAAQVREVLLRVPRAVSLETKVGKDRDTELGDLLETDCMSPEDMLIRESLRRDLQQLMADLTTREQDVINMRFGLGDGTPYSLAEIGRALELSRERVRQIESKALQKLRQPKRRNRVRDYLEALN; translated from the coding sequence ATGGTAGCAACACCCCACTACAGCAGAGATAAAGCCTCCCCCCTGGCTGATCAGGAGTTTGGCCTGCCTAGCTTAGGCGATGATGAGGACGGCAGCTCCCTCAAGCTCCATGATTTCGCTGCCGCCGATGCTAATGACAGCGACTTTGAGGCCGACACAGCGGCCGTGCTGAAGGGGCGTCGCACCACTGATCTAGTGCGCCTCTACCTGCAAGAAATTGGCCGAGTACGCCTGCTAGAGCGCCACGAAGAGGTCGCTGAGGCCCAGTGCGTGCAGGGCTATATGCAGCTGCTCGAAGACTTAAACACCGCTGCCGAGGCCAAGGGTGGCATTTTAGCCGTTTACAGCAAGCTGCTGCAAACCCGCGATCGCCTTTCGTCGCAGTTGGGCTATCGCCCGTCTCTAGAGCGCTGGGCCGCCGCTGCTGAGGTGCCCATCACCGAACTCAAGCCCTCCCTGGCCGAAGGCAAGCGCGCCTGGGCTGCACTCAGCAACCTCACTGTGCCTGAGCTAGAAAAGGCCATCTCTGAGGGCATTCGCGCCAAAGAGCACATGATTAAGGCCAACCTGCGCCTGGTGGTGTCGGTGGCGAAGAAATATCAAAACCGGGGTCTGGAGCTGCTCGACCTCATTCAAGAAGGCACCCTGGGCCTAGAGCGGGCGGTCGAAAAGTTTGACCCCACCAAGGGCTATCGCTTTAGCACCTATGCCTACTGGTGGATTCGTCAGGGCATTACGCGGGCGATCGCGACCCAGAGCCGCACCATTCGCCTGCCAGTCCACATCACCGAAAAGCTCAACAAAATCAAAAAGGCCCAGCGCAAGCTCTCTCAAGAGAAAGGCCGTACCCCTTCGGTCGAAGACATCGCCCGCGAGCTAGACATGACCGCCGCCCAGGTGCGCGAAGTGCTGCTGCGGGTGCCCCGCGCCGTCTCGCTCGAAACTAAGGTGGGCAAAGACCGCGACACCGAGCTGGGCGACCTGCTCGAAACCGACTGCATGTCGCCCGAAGACATGCTGATTCGCGAGTCGCTGCGCCGCGATCTGCAACAGTTGATGGCCGACCTCACTACCCGTGAGCAAGATGTGATCAACATGCGCTTTGGCCTGGGCGACGGCACCCCCTACTCCCTGGCTGAGATTGGCCGCGCTCTGGAGCTTTCCCGCGAGCGAGTGCGTCAGATCGAGTCGAAGGCGTTGCAAAAGCTGCGTCAGCCCAAGCGCCGCAATCGCGTCCGCGACTACCTCGAAGCGCTGAACTAG
- a CDS encoding PCP reductase family protein, which produces MVDGLSWAAEAQAKLKNIPFFVRAQARKRIEDVARDLGVEEVTAELVEQVRLELGQ; this is translated from the coding sequence ATGGTTGATGGTCTTTCCTGGGCAGCAGAGGCCCAGGCCAAACTCAAAAACATTCCATTTTTTGTTCGTGCCCAGGCCCGAAAGCGCATTGAAGATGTAGCCCGAGACCTAGGGGTCGAAGAGGTGACTGCGGAACTGGTCGAGCAGGTGCGCCTAGAGCTAGGCCAGTAA
- the dps gene encoding DNA starvation/stationary phase protection protein Dps codes for MVATPVKTQAKRRFYPTRIDMAANVRSQVCEVLNQTLAATLDLKTQTKQAHWNVKGMDFFQLHELFDELAGELEGYVDMVAERVTALGGTAMGTARIAASESILPEYPFDAIDGAEHVTALAERFAAYGKHVREAIATTDDLGDADTADLYTEISRTIDMRLWFLEAHLVKKSELD; via the coding sequence ATGGTTGCAACTCCTGTAAAAACTCAAGCCAAACGTCGGTTTTACCCAACCCGCATTGATATGGCGGCCAATGTGCGATCGCAGGTCTGTGAGGTCTTAAACCAGACCCTAGCCGCTACCCTCGACCTCAAAACCCAGACCAAGCAGGCCCACTGGAATGTCAAGGGCATGGATTTCTTTCAGCTCCACGAGCTGTTTGACGAACTAGCAGGCGAGCTAGAAGGCTATGTCGATATGGTGGCTGAGCGCGTCACCGCCCTGGGGGGCACCGCCATGGGCACCGCCCGCATCGCCGCCAGCGAGTCGATCTTGCCCGAGTATCCCTTCGACGCCATTGACGGGGCCGAGCATGTAACAGCTCTGGCGGAGCGGTTTGCCGCCTACGGCAAGCATGTGCGCGAAGCGATCGCCACTACCGATGACCTGGGCGATGCTGACACCGCCGATCTCTACACCGAGATCTCTCGCACCATCGACATGCGTCTGTGGTTCCTTGAGGCCCACTTGGTAAAGAAGTCTGAGCTTGACTAG
- a CDS encoding heme oxygenase (biliverdin-producing), with protein MSSNLSTELREGTKKAHTMAENMGFVRCFLRGVVEKNSYRKLVANFYYAYAAMEEELERHKEHPVVSKVYFPELHRKASLEADLAYYYGPNWASEISMTPGGQRYVDRIREVANTQPELLVSHSYTRYIGDLSGGQILKGIAQRAMNLSEGEGTAFYEFPEISDEKAFKVKYRESMDAAPVDEAMVASIVEEANDAFGLNMEMFKELEGNLVKAIGQMLFNTLTSRRRRGSTELATAE; from the coding sequence ATGAGCAGTAACCTATCCACCGAGCTGCGTGAAGGCACCAAAAAAGCCCATACCATGGCCGAAAACATGGGCTTTGTGCGCTGCTTTTTGCGCGGCGTGGTCGAGAAGAACTCTTACCGCAAGCTAGTGGCCAACTTCTACTACGCCTATGCAGCCATGGAAGAAGAGCTAGAGCGCCACAAAGAGCATCCGGTGGTCTCTAAGGTTTACTTCCCAGAGCTGCACCGCAAGGCATCGCTAGAGGCTGATCTAGCCTACTACTACGGTCCTAACTGGGCTAGCGAAATCTCTATGACTCCCGGTGGGCAGCGCTACGTCGATCGCATTCGCGAGGTGGCCAATACCCAGCCTGAGCTGTTGGTCAGCCATTCCTACACTCGCTATATTGGCGACCTGTCCGGTGGTCAAATTCTCAAGGGCATTGCCCAGCGGGCGATGAATCTCTCTGAGGGCGAGGGCACTGCCTTCTACGAGTTCCCCGAAATCTCTGACGAGAAGGCCTTTAAGGTTAAGTACCGCGAGTCGATGGATGCCGCTCCGGTGGATGAGGCTATGGTGGCCAGCATTGTAGAAGAGGCTAACGACGCCTTTGGCTTGAACATGGAGATGTTTAAGGAGCTAGAAGGCAACCTGGTGAAGGCGATCGGCCAGATGCTGTTCAATACCCTCACCAGCCGCCGTCGCCGGGGCAGCACCGAGCTAGCTACTGCCGAGTAG
- a CDS encoding universal stress protein, giving the protein MIEKILLADSGTGNTEAMMKALMDIPLVQRASITVLHVVPSQVSAETMAERWEAGGRTLATAITQLNLDPSRVNAVLREGDPKDVVIQVAEEVDADLIVMGSRGLQGLKAILENSVSQYVFQLSSRPMLLVKDDLYSIRPIKRVMVAMDKSDSAKEGLNIAISLLRDIKGGELTLVHTVSSLKSKPFDVASADPNQDPILMAAAAEAKKYGIDYKLAAPEGKPGRRICELAEDRNMDLIILGSPDRRPSIAKGLPDLDKVLGESLTDFVRVYATCPVLLTRMAA; this is encoded by the coding sequence ATGATCGAAAAAATTCTTTTAGCCGATTCTGGCACCGGCAACACCGAAGCCATGATGAAGGCGCTAATGGATATTCCCCTGGTGCAGCGAGCCTCGATCACGGTGCTGCATGTGGTGCCCTCTCAAGTGTCTGCCGAAACCATGGCAGAGCGTTGGGAAGCGGGGGGCCGCACCCTGGCCACTGCTATTACCCAGCTCAACCTTGACCCCAGCCGGGTCAATGCCGTACTGCGGGAGGGTGACCCTAAAGACGTTGTGATTCAGGTGGCCGAAGAAGTCGACGCCGATCTAATTGTCATGGGGTCGCGGGGCTTGCAGGGGCTCAAGGCTATTCTCGAAAACTCTGTCAGCCAATACGTGTTTCAACTGTCGTCGCGGCCCATGCTGCTGGTCAAAGACGACCTCTACAGCATTCGCCCCATCAAGCGGGTGATGGTGGCGATGGACAAGTCTGACTCGGCCAAGGAAGGGTTGAATATTGCCATTTCTCTGCTGCGCGATATCAAAGGCGGCGAGCTAACGCTGGTGCACACGGTTTCTAGCCTCAAGAGCAAGCCCTTTGACGTGGCCAGTGCCGACCCCAACCAAGACCCGATTTTGATGGCTGCCGCCGCCGAGGCGAAGAAGTACGGCATTGACTACAAACTGGCTGCCCCCGAGGGCAAGCCCGGTCGCCGCATCTGTGAACTGGCAGAAGACCGCAATATGGACCTGATCATTCTAGGTTCACCCGATCGCCGCCCCAGCATCGCCAAGGGCCTACCCGACCTAGATAAGGTACTCGGTGAGTCGTTGACCGACTTCGTGCGGGTATATGCCACCTGCCCGGTGCTGCTGACTCGGATGGCGGCCTAA
- a CDS encoding thioesterase family protein, giving the protein MVEQFRWFDYPVTVQPHHTDYAGIVWHGTYIAWMEEARVTYLNACGLSFADWVKAGVDLPVVDLVLKYRRSLTLGDTALVKARLTPTKGVRVVWHYDIQNAATGETCIEGTVTLAMVDFSTRRVLRRLPAPLQAVLDQMPLMR; this is encoded by the coding sequence TTGGTAGAACAGTTTCGTTGGTTTGACTACCCAGTCACAGTGCAGCCCCACCACACCGACTACGCGGGCATTGTCTGGCACGGCACCTACATCGCCTGGATGGAGGAAGCCCGAGTGACCTACTTGAATGCCTGTGGATTATCTTTTGCCGATTGGGTCAAGGCGGGGGTAGACCTGCCCGTGGTCGATCTGGTGCTAAAGTATCGGCGATCGCTCACCCTGGGCGATACGGCCTTAGTCAAGGCTCGCCTGACTCCAACTAAGGGCGTGCGCGTGGTGTGGCATTACGACATTCAAAACGCCGCCACGGGTGAGACCTGCATTGAGGGCACCGTCACCCTGGCGATGGTTGATTTCAGCACCCGCCGAGTGCTGCGTCGCCTGCCCGCCCCGTTACAGGCTGTCCTCGACCAGATGCCGCTGATGAGATGA
- a CDS encoding pentapeptide repeat-containing protein yields the protein MLLSLPRFFAVALSLLVILVGGLSIAPAAYAQDNTVDYTLTDLSFRDFSGKQLSGTSFAAAEMREANFAKADLSKTILTKASFLRANLAGANLAGTFADRVIFDGADLSNAIFSDALLTSSSFGEANITGADFSGAIIDRFQTAQMCKYADGVNETTGVATRDSLGCR from the coding sequence ATGTTGCTCTCTCTCCCTAGATTCTTTGCCGTTGCGTTGTCTCTGCTAGTGATACTGGTGGGCGGGCTCAGTATTGCCCCTGCGGCCTACGCCCAAGACAACACCGTAGACTACACCCTCACCGATCTGAGCTTCCGCGACTTTTCGGGTAAGCAGCTCTCAGGCACCTCCTTCGCGGCGGCAGAGATGCGGGAGGCTAACTTCGCCAAGGCTGATCTGAGCAAAACCATTCTGACTAAGGCGTCGTTTTTGCGGGCTAACCTGGCGGGGGCTAACCTGGCGGGTACTTTTGCCGATCGCGTTATTTTCGACGGAGCCGACCTCTCCAACGCCATCTTTAGCGATGCCCTGCTTACTAGCAGCAGCTTCGGTGAAGCCAACATTACTGGAGCAGATTTTTCGGGGGCCATTATCGATCGCTTTCAAACAGCGCAGATGTGCAAGTACGCCGACGGCGTCAATGAGACCACCGGGGTGGCAACGCGGGATAGTTTAGGCTGCCGGTAG
- a CDS encoding tetratricopeptide repeat protein: MNLLFRPLVIALLCLLCLTGWSLPTWAQSDPADLSPQAVQEISDLRQKAFTASQTGQFNEAETYWSQLIDYLPDEAALWSNRGNVRVSQNKLAEALDDYNQAVALAPEQPDPYLNRGAALEGLGRWEDAIDDYSQVLALNPEDAAAYNNRGNAQAGLGHWEDALADYQTAADLDPKFAFARVNAALAQYQLGHADEAIRQFRSLTRRYPSFADARAALTAALWSEGMSGEAESNWVAVMGLDRRYKDLDWVSTVRRWPPAMVAALEKFLHL, encoded by the coding sequence ATGAATCTGCTTTTTCGGCCTCTAGTAATTGCTCTGCTCTGCCTACTGTGTCTCACGGGTTGGAGCCTGCCCACCTGGGCACAATCCGACCCGGCGGACCTCTCGCCCCAGGCGGTGCAAGAGATTTCTGACCTACGCCAAAAAGCGTTTACCGCTTCCCAAACAGGGCAGTTCAACGAGGCCGAGACCTACTGGAGCCAGCTGATCGACTACCTGCCCGACGAGGCCGCCCTCTGGAGCAACCGGGGCAATGTGCGGGTCAGCCAAAACAAATTAGCTGAGGCGCTGGACGACTATAACCAAGCGGTGGCCTTGGCCCCAGAACAGCCCGACCCCTACCTCAACCGGGGGGCCGCGCTAGAGGGGCTGGGGCGGTGGGAGGATGCGATCGACGACTACAGTCAGGTGCTGGCCCTCAACCCTGAGGATGCCGCCGCCTACAATAATCGGGGCAACGCCCAAGCCGGCCTGGGCCACTGGGAAGATGCGCTGGCCGACTACCAAACAGCCGCCGACCTCGACCCCAAATTTGCCTTTGCCCGCGTCAACGCCGCCCTAGCGCAGTATCAACTGGGCCACGCCGACGAGGCCATTCGCCAGTTTCGCAGCCTTACCCGTCGCTACCCCAGCTTTGCTGACGCCCGCGCCGCCCTCACCGCTGCGCTGTGGAGCGAGGGCATGAGTGGCGAAGCCGAGAGCAACTGGGTTGCCGTCATGGGCCTCGATCGCCGCTACAAAGACCTCGACTGGGTCAGCACCGTGCGCCGCTGGCCCCCCGCTATGGTTGCCGCCCTAGAGAAGTTTTTGCACCTATAA
- a CDS encoding cupin domain-containing protein → MTQVMTQASSTPKVLAPGKGDRFQMLTHKMVVKIDRDATQNQWVMYEASDSLGNGAPLHTHPWEETFYMLSGELEVTIGRREVVAAAGASIHFPADIAHGFRVSSPEAKLLIILPGFADAFYREVGDRAIVLPDHLDEFLAVCDRHQVRIFNPA, encoded by the coding sequence ATGACTCAAGTAATGACTCAGGCCTCCTCTACCCCCAAGGTTCTTGCTCCTGGGAAAGGCGATCGCTTTCAAATGCTGACCCACAAGATGGTGGTCAAAATTGATCGCGACGCCACCCAAAATCAGTGGGTGATGTACGAAGCCAGTGACAGCCTGGGCAATGGTGCCCCGCTGCACACGCATCCCTGGGAGGAGACCTTTTACATGCTCAGCGGTGAACTAGAGGTCACCATTGGCCGTCGCGAGGTGGTGGCTGCTGCCGGGGCATCCATTCATTTTCCAGCCGATATCGCCCATGGGTTTCGGGTCAGCTCACCTGAGGCCAAGCTGCTGATTATTCTGCCGGGCTTTGCCGATGCCTTTTACCGGGAAGTGGGCGATCGCGCCATTGTCTTGCCCGACCATCTCGATGAGTTTCTGGCTGTTTGCGATCGCCACCAGGTTCGCATTTTCAACCCTGCTTAG